The Candidatus Thorarchaeota archaeon genome contains the following window.
CCCTGTAAGATATTCCGACAGACGTCCTCTACAAAAAGGGGATTATCGTGCATTTGTTTGGTGACGTATTTCTCGTCCTCAAGCTTGAGAAGCGAATACGTTTTGCTTGAAAAGGAGTCCTCGATGATATCTATCATTGAACCGAATGTAGGTATTTCTTCGGTGACCCCTGCAACTCTTAGAGTTCCACACGCTCGTTGCATATGTGTTAGCCCATCATTGTTTGCCATACAGTGGGGGCACACAGTATTCCCAGTCACCTTCACAGCAATATCGTGCCATATTGGTTTGTTTACTTCCATGACAGTCTTTGCTGTAACATCACAAACCTCCCAAGTTCGTTTCTTCGAAACTGGTGTCTTACTAGAATAGCCAAACTCGAATTCGAAAATGACTTCTCCTCGGCTGAAATGATGTTTCTCCTGCAAGGCTTCAAGAATATGAATCTGCAGATCCTCAACTGATTTGTAAACAGAGAATTCGTCACTCAGTACCTCGGTCATGGACTCGACGAAACGTGACATGTGAACCCCTTTTAGATCGGCCGGCAAATCAATTGTCATTTCAACTGTTGGTATGATATGATGGCGGAGACCACTACGTTCAGTTATTAGGAAGGTCTTGAGATTCTTGATGCCAACCTTGCTTAGCTGAATGCGGTGTCGGGGTTTCTCATTTTGCGTGTCAAAAACCATGTTATCACGTTCGTCTTTGTAAATCAAGTCTCATAGCAGCCAAAACTGAATCGGGATTCAGCAACACAGACCTTTGCTTGTTCGAATTCATCCGACAAGCCTGATCGTTGAAGAATCAGCTCAGCAAGAAGCTCTGCGGTAGTTGTCATAATCGGCAGAACAACACAGTCACTAGCGGGAAAAACGTAATTTTTCTGATCCACCATTATCTCAATTGAATCCTCTTTGTGTTTCAACTGTATTGATTCCGATTTGCCAGGCAGCAAGACCCTGTGGTCAAGTTCCTCACAAATCTCCACTATTCTTCGTCTCACGGCTCTGAAATCCGCTACCATGCCATGTTCGTCAAGTTGACCCGAAAGCTCGATTTCAACATAGTAATTATGACCGTGCAGTCGTTCACAACCCTCCGCATCTTCGACGAAATGTGCAGAGCTGAAGTGCATTTTTGGGTCGCTAACGCGTATGGTGTGCACATTTTGACCTCCGGGTCTTGCTTGGTGAACGAGACGTTCCATATGTAAAACTGTCGTTATGAGGAACTCAGGATCGTAACCATCGCCTGCTGTCTGGTCAGGGTATGCTTTGCATCTCATACATATCAATCAACTCACTGACCGTTGTGGCGTCCTTTGGGCCCTTGTCGTCCCTCCAGCGCCCTGTAAACCTCGGAAAGCGGATAGCGAGTCCACCATCTTGTAGTCTGTCTTTTCCTGCAAGGTGAATAGGGCTCAACGTGATTTCGTCACCTAGAACCTCAATGACCAGAGCCGGTTCTATCCACACATCAGCTTCTATATCCGATTTGACACGTGGATCTTGTCTTGAAACAGTATGTTCCTCCAAACGTTCTTTGAACTCTGCAAGCATCTCATCTGTGAATCCGGTTCCAATTTTGCAGACTGTTGGGAATTCGCCGGTTTGTTCATCAAATGCTGATGCCAGAATAGCCCCATAAACACCAGTCCGTTTTCCACGACCATGCAATGCCCCAACAACTACGAGATCTACAGAATCACTCATGCCTTCCGTGTATGATGCCTTTAGTTTAATCCATAACCAGCTGCGCGCTCCTGGTTGATATACCGACTCCTCGTGAATAGCCTTAGCTATCAACCCCTCATTTCCTGTCCTAAGCGCTTCCTGAAACATCTCATCAAGGGCCTCTGCATTATCGATTTCTTTCCCTTTGGTCAAAGAAACATTCTCACTCTCATTGATTACTTCTTTCAACACCTCGCGACGTTCAAGCATAGGAATATCTGTTAGATTTCGACCGTCAACATATAATGCATCAAAGAAATACATCGCGACGGGTATTTCCTCTCGGTACTCGTCTATGTTCTCCTTACGACGACGTCGCATCAATGTTTGGAATGGCAGAGGACGACCAGTGTCAGTATCAATAGCAACACATTCGCCTTCTAAGATGCACTGCTCGGCAAGTACTTGCTCAGAAACCATTTCCGCAATATCAGGGTACTGAGCGGTAATATCTTCCTGTCGACGAGAGTAAAGCGTGATGGTTCCTCCATCTTTGTGGACTTGAATCCTCTCGCCGTCATATTTGAACTCGACAAGTGCAGTTCCCTCTACTTTCTCCAGAATCTCACTGGATGACGATAGTTTTTTGGCGGCCATCATCCTGATAGGGACACCAACCTGGGGTTGACTTGAAGAAACAGCCTCTAGCCCATCCCGGGCTAAAACCTCTCCAACGTACGCGAGATCGCTGCTGAAGTTGTAAGCCCGCTCTAATGTTTCTCTAGCTTCACGACTACCTCTGAAAGCCTGTGAAAGAGCATCGAGTATGCTCATGTCTCCAAGCCCCAGACGCAAATCACCGGTTATTGTGCGCAGAATATACCGAGCCTCAAGAGGTGAAGCATTGCTGAGGACGCCGACCAGTGAAGATATTTTCTCGCGAGTGCTGCCTTTTCCAGATATCCGGGAAACGTCATCAAGGGTGCTGTAGACCAATCTAACAGTAACATCGCGCATGACAAGTGTAGACTGCGCACTTTGGGAAAGTAACTCCTCTGCAATGAGACCAATGTCGCCGTGTTCCCGTAATCCCTGCCTGACTTCTGATTCCGCGACCGATGCTGCGGCTGCGACAACTTGGATTGTCATCTTCTCTGCGATTCCAATTTCGGGCTCGCCCTTCCAGTCCGGATGGAGTTTACCTCTCGTTAATGCAATAACCTTCCTGATTTCTTCTGGACTCGCTTCCTTCAACACATTGGCAAAAATCGCGATCTTGTCCAGAAGGCCACTCGTTGACTCGATTTCCAAATAGGCATTTGAAAGCGTCTCGTAGTTCATCAGCTAGGACCATCCTACAAAGCCGTTGACACCATATGCTTTATAAACACAATCTAGAGCCTGAAGATAGTTCCTACAGAATCAGGTGCATCATCTATGGGCTCGATTAGACCGAATTACATCAAAACAGCAGCGAGAAAACTGCTCAGATACTACCCAGATGACTTTACAACTGATTTTGAAACGAATAAACGGCTAGTGGAACAATACTCGGATGCCAAGAGCAAGCGGGTTAGGAACAGAATAGCAGGCTATCTGGTTCGCTTGATCCAGATTGAACAAGCCCGTGCAGAAGCAGAAGCCATGGCTGCGGCGCAGGAAGAACAACTAGCTGATATGGAAATGTAGTTTTCCAGCGTAATTCCACTCTCATTCTCGCCTTCAAATCTCATATCTACTGTGAAATCTGAGACTGTCTATCTGAGCATGGCATTGAATGAAATAGATAATCAGATTTCCAGTTTCTTCTTCTCCTGAGTCAAAGATTCTGCTTCTTCCATTGCTGATTCGTATACATCAATCGGG
Protein-coding sequences here:
- a CDS encoding ATP-dependent DNA ligase, with translation MNYETLSNAYLEIESTSGLLDKIAIFANVLKEASPEEIRKVIALTRGKLHPDWKGEPEIGIAEKMTIQVVAAAASVAESEVRQGLREHGDIGLIAEELLSQSAQSTLVMRDVTVRLVYSTLDDVSRISGKGSTREKISSLVGVLSNASPLEARYILRTITGDLRLGLGDMSILDALSQAFRGSREARETLERAYNFSSDLAYVGEVLARDGLEAVSSSQPQVGVPIRMMAAKKLSSSSEILEKVEGTALVEFKYDGERIQVHKDGGTITLYSRRQEDITAQYPDIAEMVSEQVLAEQCILEGECVAIDTDTGRPLPFQTLMRRRRKENIDEYREEIPVAMYFFDALYVDGRNLTDIPMLERREVLKEVINESENVSLTKGKEIDNAEALDEMFQEALRTGNEGLIAKAIHEESVYQPGARSWLWIKLKASYTEGMSDSVDLVVVGALHGRGKRTGVYGAILASAFDEQTGEFPTVCKIGTGFTDEMLAEFKERLEEHTVSRQDPRVKSDIEADVWIEPALVIEVLGDEITLSPIHLAGKDRLQDGGLAIRFPRFTGRWRDDKGPKDATTVSELIDMYEMQSIP
- a CDS encoding GTP cyclohydrolase I FolE2 → MIYKDERDNMVFDTQNEKPRHRIQLSKVGIKNLKTFLITERSGLRHHIIPTVEMTIDLPADLKGVHMSRFVESMTEVLSDEFSVYKSVEDLQIHILEALQEKHHFSRGEVIFEFEFGYSSKTPVSKKRTWEVCDVTAKTVMEVNKPIWHDIAVKVTGNTVCPHCMANNDGLTHMQRACGTLRVAGVTEEIPTFGSMIDIIEDSFSSKTYSLLKLEDEKYVTKQMHDNPLFVEDVCRNILQGAKESYQDANLKVSAEARSLESIHKHDVIARGKLVINGDDET
- a CDS encoding 30S ribosomal protein S17e is translated as MGSIRPNYIKTAARKLLRYYPDDFTTDFETNKRLVEQYSDAKSKRVRNRIAGYLVRLIQIEQARAEAEAMAAAQEEQLADMEM
- a CDS encoding 6-pyruvoyl tetrahydropterin synthase family protein, translated to MRCKAYPDQTAGDGYDPEFLITTVLHMERLVHQARPGGQNVHTIRVSDPKMHFSSAHFVEDAEGCERLHGHNYYVEIELSGQLDEHGMVADFRAVRRRIVEICEELDHRVLLPGKSESIQLKHKEDSIEIMVDQKNYVFPASDCVVLPIMTTTAELLAELILQRSGLSDEFEQAKVCVAESRFSFGCYET